ACTTGCTAATAATTTTAAGATTACACCTTTAATTTTTATTCCACCTATTATAATAATTACTATCATATTTTTAAAAGTTCCTCCTGTTCCAGGTATGCTTGTAGGAACTCTTGCAGGTGTAGCTATGTGTTTCTATCAAGGAGTAGATTTACAAACTATCCTTATAGCATTGTATGAAGGTCCAAGCATAGAAACTGGGAATGCAATCGTTGATAAATTATTAAATAGAGGTGGAATGCTCTTTATGATGGAAACTATCTCACTGGTCATATGTGCCTTGGCATTTGGTGGAGCAATTAAATCAATAGGTTGTATAGATACAATAATTGAAACTATTTTAAAACATTTAAGAAGAAGAGGTTCTATAATTACTTCTAATGTTTTTATGTGTATTTTATGTAATTTTGCAGCAGCTGACCAATATATGTCAATAGTTATTCCAGGACAAATGTACAAAAAAGTATATAAGAAATTAAATCTAGCTCCTGAAAATTTGTCAAGAACTCTTGAAGATGCAGGAACATTAACCTCAGGACTTGTTCCTTGGTCAACTTGTGGAGCTGTTTATTTAGCTACTTTGGGAGTGAGTGCTTTTCAATATGGAAGATACCATATTTTAGGTTTAGTTAATCCAATAGTAGCGATAATTTATGCTTATCTTTTGATTTGTTTAAATCCACTTGATAAATCTAAACCTATAAAAGATAGATTGACAGATGAAGATTTAAAAGATTTGTAATAAAAAAG
This Fusobacterium simiae DNA region includes the following protein-coding sequences:
- the nhaC gene encoding Na+/H+ antiporter NhaC: MSKQKIKPSLFVAVLPFIFLIVIMLIGNIVYSAPAQLPLILGIAFTCILGHFLGYSYQEIEDSMIETNKMGLQANFIMLIVGCLIGSWIVGGVVPGMIYYGLKLFTPRIFLIILPVMCAIISVSTGSAWTTAGTMGTAAMGIGVGMGIPAPLVAGAVVTGASFGDKLSPLSDSTNLAAATAEAGLFDHVRHMIKTTIPSFLIALIIYAFLGRNFGSSNIDNQAIESITTTLANNFKITPLIFIPPIIIITIIFLKVPPVPGMLVGTLAGVAMCFYQGVDLQTILIALYEGPSIETGNAIVDKLLNRGGMLFMMETISLVICALAFGGAIKSIGCIDTIIETILKHLRRRGSIITSNVFMCILCNFAAADQYMSIVIPGQMYKKVYKKLNLAPENLSRTLEDAGTLTSGLVPWSTCGAVYLATLGVSAFQYGRYHILGLVNPIVAIIYAYLLICLNPLDKSKPIKDRLTDEDLKDL